A genome region from Geobacter pickeringii includes the following:
- a CDS encoding bacteriohemerythrin produces the protein MFVEWKESYAVGIDEVDRQHRELFARFETLMNAIGAGKGKEELLSLLGFLDDYVIAHFRDEEELHRTHHYPDAGFHREAHAVLQRKLATLRGEIETSGISNLMVIQTGRTLFNWLVDHVCGRDRHFGEFLRGGGAERIEALAGAGAEIEL, from the coding sequence ATGTTTGTGGAATGGAAAGAGTCTTACGCGGTGGGGATCGACGAGGTGGACCGCCAGCACCGGGAGCTCTTCGCCCGGTTCGAGACGTTGATGAATGCCATCGGGGCGGGGAAGGGGAAAGAGGAGCTGTTGTCCCTGCTCGGGTTTCTCGATGACTATGTCATTGCCCACTTCCGCGACGAAGAGGAGCTGCACCGGACCCACCACTATCCCGACGCGGGGTTCCATCGCGAGGCCCACGCCGTCTTACAGCGGAAGCTGGCCACCCTCCGGGGGGAGATCGAGACCAGCGGCATATCGAACCTCATGGTGATCCAGACCGGCCGGACCCTTTTCAACTGGCTCGTCGACCATGTCTGCGGCAGGGACCGGCATTTCGGCGAATTCTTGAGAGGGGGAGGGGCGGAGCGCATCGAGGCGCTCGCCGGCGCCGGCGCCGAGATCGAGTTGTAG
- the nudC gene encoding NAD(+) diphosphatase, which produces MRYPETVNLPFNATLLADGFVPTPPGLPDDGEPGLWLVIRGSALVVEERGGRFLLPEGERPQWLTTEHEPIRFGMWGGKPLRAVRMSAKEVLPAPLVLEPFNSAADHLDDVSLTLGGMASQLLHWSGNSRCCPRCGGPLEPIPGTWGKRCTPCRAEHFPHIHPCAIILVRRGDEFLLARKPEWPEGRYGLVAGFLDFGESLEECARREVREETGVEVTNIRYVGSQCWPFPSQLMAGFVADYAGGELRCDPTEIEDARWFCAADMPASLPGRRSIARWIIDTYALEGEAP; this is translated from the coding sequence ATGCGCTACCCCGAAACGGTCAATCTTCCCTTCAATGCCACGCTTCTCGCCGACGGCTTTGTCCCCACCCCCCCCGGCCTCCCCGACGACGGCGAACCGGGCCTCTGGCTCGTCATCCGGGGGAGCGCCCTGGTGGTGGAAGAGCGGGGGGGCCGTTTTCTCCTCCCCGAGGGAGAACGTCCCCAGTGGCTCACCACCGAGCATGAACCGATCCGTTTCGGGATGTGGGGGGGGAAGCCGCTGCGTGCCGTCCGGATGTCCGCCAAGGAGGTGCTTCCGGCGCCGCTGGTGCTGGAGCCGTTCAACTCCGCGGCGGACCACCTCGACGACGTCTCCCTCACCCTGGGGGGGATGGCCAGCCAGCTTCTCCACTGGAGCGGCAACAGCCGCTGCTGCCCCCGCTGCGGCGGCCCCCTGGAGCCGATTCCCGGCACCTGGGGGAAGCGGTGCACCCCCTGCCGCGCCGAACACTTTCCCCACATCCACCCCTGTGCCATCATCCTGGTGCGCCGCGGCGACGAATTCCTCCTGGCCCGCAAGCCCGAGTGGCCCGAAGGACGCTACGGCCTCGTCGCCGGCTTCCTCGACTTCGGCGAGTCGCTGGAGGAGTGCGCCCGCCGCGAGGTGCGGGAGGAGACGGGGGTGGAGGTGACGAACATCCGGTACGTCGGAAGCCAGTGCTGGCCCTTCCCGAGCCAGCTCATGGCCGGGTTCGTGGCCGACTACGCCGGCGGCGAGCTGCGCTGCGATCCGACGGAAATCGAGGACGCCCGCTGGTTCTGCGCCGCCGACATGCCCGCCTCTCTCCCCGGCCGACGCAGCATCGCCCGGTGGATCATCGACACCTACGCCCTGGAAGGGGAAGCCCCATGA
- a CDS encoding sigma-54-dependent transcriptional regulator, with amino-acid sequence MDSHPTTFTILLVDDEEEILFSMRTLFRSAGYPEVLTESDSRRVMPLLERQPASLILLDLSMPFVSGFDLLRQIAPRFPQVPIIIVTAANELEMAVECMRSGAFDYFVKPVERSRLLASVQRARELNGLRQEVSTLSRQLMAGRLTHAEAFAPIITCSDGMQGIFHYLEAVAATDQPVLVTGETGTGKELAARAVHDASGRKGAFVAVNAAGLDDIMFSDTLFGHRRGAYTGADQKREGLIAQAAGGTLFLDEIGDLAEASQVKLLRLLQEHEYYPLGSDIPRKSDARIVVATNRDLQQMMAAGTFRRDLFFRLSAHRVTLPPLRERREDVPLLVDHFLEQSAAAMRKKKPTPPPELFQYLSAYSFPGNIRELQALVADAVARHRQGVLSLESFREVTGVSHCADLGEVPRQIAGIVGASDRIPTLKEAEDALIAEALRLAGGNQGLAASYLGITRQALNKRLIRRGESG; translated from the coding sequence ATGGACTCACACCCCACCACCTTCACGATCCTCCTCGTGGACGACGAGGAGGAGATCCTCTTCAGCATGCGGACCCTGTTCCGCAGCGCCGGCTACCCGGAGGTCCTCACCGAGAGCGACAGCCGCCGGGTGATGCCGCTCCTCGAGCGCCAGCCGGCGTCGCTCATCCTGCTCGACCTCTCCATGCCGTTCGTCTCCGGCTTCGACCTGCTCCGGCAGATCGCCCCCCGCTTCCCCCAGGTGCCGATCATCATCGTCACCGCGGCCAACGAGCTGGAGATGGCGGTGGAATGCATGAGGAGCGGGGCGTTCGACTATTTCGTGAAGCCGGTGGAGCGGAGCCGCCTGCTGGCCAGCGTCCAGCGGGCGCGGGAGCTGAACGGCCTCCGGCAGGAAGTGTCGACCCTGTCGCGGCAGCTTATGGCCGGCCGCCTCACCCACGCGGAGGCCTTCGCCCCGATCATCACCTGCAGCGACGGCATGCAGGGGATCTTCCACTATCTGGAGGCGGTGGCGGCCACCGACCAGCCGGTGCTGGTCACCGGCGAAACCGGCACCGGCAAGGAGCTGGCAGCCCGGGCCGTCCACGACGCCAGCGGTCGCAAGGGGGCGTTCGTGGCGGTGAATGCCGCCGGCCTGGACGACATCATGTTCTCCGACACCCTCTTCGGCCACCGCCGCGGCGCCTACACCGGCGCCGACCAGAAGCGCGAGGGGCTCATCGCCCAGGCGGCGGGGGGGACCCTCTTCCTCGACGAGATCGGCGATCTGGCCGAGGCGTCGCAGGTGAAGCTGCTGCGGCTGCTGCAGGAGCACGAGTACTACCCCCTCGGTTCCGACATCCCCCGCAAGAGTGACGCCCGGATCGTGGTCGCCACCAATCGCGACCTGCAGCAGATGATGGCGGCCGGCACCTTCCGCCGTGACCTCTTCTTCCGCCTCTCTGCCCACCGGGTGACGCTCCCTCCGCTGCGTGAGCGGCGGGAGGACGTCCCGCTGCTGGTCGACCACTTTCTGGAACAGAGCGCCGCGGCGATGCGGAAGAAGAAGCCGACCCCGCCGCCGGAACTCTTCCAGTATCTCTCCGCCTACTCCTTCCCCGGCAACATCCGCGAGCTCCAGGCCCTGGTGGCCGACGCCGTGGCCCGCCACCGGCAGGGGGTCCTCTCGCTGGAGAGCTTCAGGGAGGTGACCGGCGTTTCCCACTGCGCCGATCTCGGCGAGGTTCCCCGGCAGATCGCGGGGATCGTCGGCGCCTCCGACCGCATTCCGACCCTCAAGGAGGCCGAAGATGCCCTCATTGCCGAGGCCCTTCGCCTTGCCGGCGGCAACCAGGGGCTCGCCGCCTCCTACCTCGGCATCACCCGGCAGGCGCTCAACAAACGCCTCATCCGGCGCGGCGAGTCCGGATAG
- a CDS encoding sugar transferase has protein sequence MTSTKRLILANLLKGFDLLVFVGSFMTAAAMVAWPIPELSVEEFFAMRVKVQNAIGFAGFMAVWSLVFKGFDIYSSKRLATRDSEVLDVLKAVSVGSAVIYLLGVLFNISLITIPFAFAFWSASAAATVASRLLMRSLLERLRVRGRNLRHVVIVGTNRRAVAFARKIEGEPELGYRIIGFVDGGDWPRSSEFRDSGYPLVADFRELPGFLRSTVVDEVAIFLPLKSLYQQGSLVVSQCEEQGIIVRIPPDLFSLKVAHATTEELQSDPVITFATGAMEGWPIVAKRFLDLLASTALLLVLAPLLALVAATIKITSPGPVFFAQERLGHNKRRFRMYKFRTMVADAERRQACLEHLNEAGGPVFKIRNDPRITPLGKFLRKTSIDELPQLFNVLRGDISLVGPRPLPVRDYEGFDQDWHRRRFSVRPGITCLWQISGRSNISFDRWMELDMEYIDRWSLWLDIKILVKTIPAVLRGVGAA, from the coding sequence ATGACTTCGACGAAACGACTGATTCTGGCGAACCTGCTGAAGGGGTTCGACCTCCTTGTCTTTGTCGGCAGTTTCATGACTGCGGCCGCCATGGTGGCCTGGCCCATCCCGGAGCTCTCTGTCGAAGAGTTTTTCGCCATGAGGGTCAAGGTCCAGAATGCCATCGGCTTTGCCGGCTTCATGGCCGTCTGGAGCCTCGTTTTCAAGGGTTTCGACATCTACTCCTCGAAACGCCTCGCGACCCGCGACAGCGAAGTCCTGGATGTCCTGAAAGCGGTCTCCGTCGGGTCGGCTGTGATTTATCTGCTCGGAGTCCTCTTCAATATCTCTCTCATCACCATCCCCTTCGCCTTTGCCTTCTGGTCCGCAAGCGCCGCCGCGACGGTGGCCAGTCGGCTGCTCATGAGGAGCCTGCTCGAACGGTTGAGGGTGCGCGGCAGGAATCTGCGCCATGTCGTCATCGTCGGCACGAACCGGCGGGCGGTCGCCTTTGCCCGGAAGATCGAGGGGGAGCCGGAACTGGGGTACCGGATCATCGGCTTCGTCGACGGCGGCGACTGGCCCCGGAGCAGCGAATTCCGGGATTCGGGGTACCCGCTGGTCGCCGACTTCCGGGAACTCCCCGGTTTCCTCCGCAGCACCGTGGTTGACGAGGTGGCGATCTTTCTCCCCCTGAAATCCCTCTACCAGCAGGGGTCTCTGGTGGTCAGCCAGTGCGAGGAGCAGGGGATAATCGTCCGCATCCCCCCGGATCTCTTCAGTCTGAAGGTAGCCCACGCCACGACGGAGGAACTGCAGAGCGATCCGGTCATCACCTTCGCCACCGGTGCCATGGAAGGGTGGCCGATCGTCGCGAAGCGGTTCCTGGATCTGCTGGCCTCCACGGCGCTGCTCCTCGTGCTCGCGCCGCTTCTGGCACTGGTTGCCGCAACCATCAAGATCACCTCGCCCGGCCCGGTCTTCTTTGCCCAGGAACGCCTGGGGCACAACAAGCGGCGATTCCGGATGTACAAGTTCCGGACCATGGTGGCGGACGCCGAACGGCGGCAGGCCTGCCTCGAACATCTGAACGAGGCAGGGGGGCCGGTGTTCAAGATCAGGAACGATCCGCGCATTACCCCTCTCGGAAAATTTCTCAGAAAGACGAGTATCGACGAATTGCCCCAGCTGTTCAACGTCCTCCGGGGGGATATCAGCCTCGTGGGGCCCCGCCCCCTTCCGGTGAGGGATTACGAGGGGTTCGATCAGGATTGGCACCGGCGCCGCTTCAGCGTCCGTCCCGGGATCACCTGCCTCTGGCAGATCAGCGGCAGGAGCAACATCTCCTTCGACCGTTGGATGGAGCTCGATATGGAATACATCGACCGGTGGTCCCTCTGGCTCGACATCAAAATCCTGGTCAAGACGATCCCCGCGGTGCTGAGAGGGGTGGGGGCCGCTTGA
- a CDS encoding chemotaxis protein CheB: MTTDRASAPLGVLIAAYSPWLRSLLTETVASQPGLAVTAAFPDLRQVRSALRHQRPDVLLLDMEMPHRDSVVFIEQLMRQRPMSVVVAAPLTEKSAYLTLRALEIGAADFIPVPFPGEEGDLSSYGETVAAAIRGAVRVRLSVAARRRGTRSAGMHGTLPVLPSLPAAAVAGKIIVVGSAAGGTESLVEFVSGLPSNFPPVVVAQPMPAPFSTVLARRLDHLGTASVREALEGVPLLSRHVYLSSGDRPLAIERCGSCFVARTVGVAPGGGSRSPVNLLFRSAARSAGEDATGVVLAGQGSDGREGVAELRRCGAFTIAQPQDECLAPEMPREAAAGGVAAVATVDEIPRLIARRLTRGEEAFAAAAVNFSY; this comes from the coding sequence ATGACAACGGATCGTGCATCGGCGCCGCTCGGCGTTCTCATCGCGGCATATTCTCCCTGGCTCCGCAGCCTTCTCACCGAAACAGTCGCATCCCAGCCCGGCCTGGCGGTTACGGCCGCCTTTCCGGACCTGCGCCAGGTCAGGTCGGCCCTTCGCCACCAGCGGCCGGACGTGCTGCTGCTGGACATGGAGATGCCCCACCGCGACAGCGTCGTCTTCATCGAGCAGTTGATGCGGCAGCGGCCGATGTCGGTGGTGGTGGCGGCCCCTTTGACGGAGAAGAGCGCTTACCTCACGCTCCGGGCGCTGGAGATCGGGGCGGCGGACTTCATCCCGGTGCCGTTTCCCGGGGAGGAGGGGGACCTCTCCTCCTACGGCGAGACGGTCGCCGCGGCGATCCGCGGAGCAGTCCGGGTCAGGCTCAGCGTGGCGGCACGGCGGCGGGGCACCCGCTCTGCGGGGATGCACGGCACCCTGCCGGTGCTTCCCTCCCTGCCGGCGGCAGCGGTGGCCGGAAAGATCATCGTGGTCGGCAGCGCCGCCGGCGGCACCGAGTCCCTGGTGGAGTTCGTCTCCGGCCTTCCCTCCAACTTTCCGCCCGTCGTCGTCGCCCAGCCGATGCCGGCGCCGTTCAGCACAGTGCTCGCCCGGCGCCTCGATCATCTCGGCACCGCCTCCGTCCGCGAGGCCCTCGAGGGGGTTCCCCTCCTTTCCCGCCATGTCTATCTCTCGTCGGGAGACCGTCCCCTCGCCATCGAGCGGTGCGGCTCCTGCTTCGTGGCGAGAACGGTCGGAGTCGCGCCCGGCGGCGGCAGCCGCTCTCCGGTGAACCTCCTCTTCCGGTCGGCTGCCCGGTCGGCGGGTGAGGATGCCACCGGGGTGGTCCTGGCCGGCCAGGGGAGCGACGGCCGGGAGGGGGTGGCGGAGCTGCGCCGGTGCGGCGCATTCACCATTGCCCAGCCGCAGGACGAATGTCTCGCCCCCGAGATGCCGCGCGAAGCGGCGGCCGGCGGGGTGGCCGCCGTTGCCACGGTGGACGAGATCCCGCGGCTCATCGCCCGTCGTCTCACCCGTGGGGAGGAGGCGTTTGCCGCCGCGGCGGTGAATTTCAGCTACTGA
- a CDS encoding sensor histidine kinase, with product MTFPVNQLVSFTLGCAVAAGAAGVLCRRRRSGAAAERERRRSEEEIRRLNAELESRVAERTAELALVNQSLTLEIQQRKQAQEEISWLAADLELQKEALEAANHELESFSSSVSHDLRAPLRHAKGFSQAFLEDFGETVPPEGVVQLERVVASCARMESLIDDLLKLARVTRAGIHCRSVNLSDLAREVAEELRQNRQGRHVEFVVSREAQVFGDEHLLRIALENLVGNAWKYTGKRDGAVVEFGVRDGEERVFFVRDNGVGFDMAHADRLFNPFQRLHNQADFDGTGIGLATVQRIVHRHGGRIWAESAPDAGATFFFTL from the coding sequence ATGACGTTTCCGGTTAATCAACTCGTTTCTTTTACCCTGGGCTGTGCGGTGGCGGCCGGCGCGGCCGGGGTCCTGTGCCGCCGGCGCCGTTCGGGAGCGGCGGCGGAACGCGAACGCCGGCGGAGCGAAGAGGAGATCAGGCGCCTCAATGCCGAGCTGGAGTCCCGCGTCGCGGAGCGGACCGCCGAGCTCGCTCTTGTCAACCAGTCGCTCACGCTGGAGATCCAGCAGCGCAAGCAGGCCCAGGAGGAGATTTCCTGGCTCGCCGCCGACCTGGAGCTGCAGAAGGAGGCCCTGGAGGCAGCCAACCATGAACTGGAGTCGTTCAGTTCCTCCGTCTCCCACGACCTGCGGGCGCCGCTGCGCCACGCCAAGGGGTTCTCCCAGGCATTCCTGGAGGATTTTGGCGAAACGGTTCCTCCCGAGGGGGTGGTGCAACTGGAACGGGTGGTTGCCTCCTGCGCACGGATGGAATCTCTCATCGACGATCTGCTGAAGCTGGCCCGGGTCACCCGGGCGGGAATCCACTGCCGCAGCGTCAACCTGAGCGACCTTGCCCGGGAAGTCGCCGAGGAACTCCGGCAGAACCGGCAGGGGAGGCACGTGGAATTTGTCGTCTCCCGGGAGGCGCAGGTCTTCGGGGACGAGCATCTGCTCCGGATCGCACTGGAGAACCTCGTGGGGAACGCCTGGAAATATACCGGCAAGAGGGATGGCGCCGTGGTGGAATTCGGCGTGCGGGATGGGGAGGAGCGCGTCTTCTTCGTTCGCGACAACGGCGTCGGCTTCGACATGGCTCATGCCGACCGGCTTTTCAACCCCTTCCAGCGTCTCCACAACCAGGCCGACTTCGACGGGACCGGCATCGGCCTCGCCACGGTCCAGCGGATCGTCCACCGCCACGGCGGCCGCATCTGGGCCGAGTCCGCGCCCGACGCCGGGGCAACCTTTTTCTTCACGCTCTGA
- a CDS encoding DUF4149 domain-containing protein → MSSTILVSLCRLAVSFWVGGAALFTFLLTPIIFKVENRDAAGRIVGYLFPGYFRWGLACGCAALAALLVVRGRHWIPGAALLLLMLAVTAFQAFYVEPKAAVLKQQIPSFETTPKDHPLRREFSRLHGISAVCNLSVIAGGVVLVVLL, encoded by the coding sequence ATGAGTTCGACCATTCTCGTCTCCCTCTGCCGCCTCGCCGTCTCCTTCTGGGTGGGGGGCGCCGCCCTCTTCACGTTCCTGCTGACGCCGATCATCTTCAAGGTCGAAAACCGCGACGCTGCCGGCCGGATCGTCGGTTACCTCTTCCCCGGCTACTTTCGCTGGGGGCTCGCCTGCGGCTGTGCCGCCCTGGCTGCGCTCCTTGTCGTGCGCGGCCGGCACTGGATTCCCGGCGCCGCCCTCCTTCTCCTCATGCTCGCCGTCACGGCGTTCCAGGCTTTTTACGTCGAGCCGAAGGCCGCCGTCCTCAAGCAGCAGATCCCCTCCTTCGAAACCACCCCCAAGGATCACCCCCTGCGCCGGGAATTCTCCCGTCTCCACGGCATCTCCGCCGTCTGCAACCTCTCGGTCATCGCCGGCGGGGTGGTGCTGGTGGTGCTGCTCTGA
- a CDS encoding GumC family protein has translation MRQNLQDITARELLAVLFRQQRLLVSVLVAVVLVVATVTVLTPPTYEARTTLLVKFGREYAYHPEVGELKPAIALTPEEVLNSEIQILNSTDLIERVIETLTISALYPRRFQAGSALSLDDARQRFARSLSVEAVRKSNVIQLSFRHRDPKLAVRALNLLVELYKEKHLKVLSDGQTGFLDRQLKDYEKSLHRSEERLEAYRQSNGVFSYDEQMTLLLRQRAEMDAVLKDSAIKIGELQKRLGALRAELGSFTDNPDLHTETERGRAVTEGKMKLLSLQLREQELLQKYSENNGQVQDIRRQVQLVKEYLAQEENDIRRKVRTGNTVYLDVNKEIIRSEAERRSLESRHKTAMLLLGQLNDEIRRLDRREKGFLDLKRELAENERNYQLYRGKFEETRISSDLNQQKIANISMIQPPSVLPRPVKPHVALNLLAGVVLGLLSGIGAAFGNEYLPGMLRSTKPVQERHPPAVDIGFIGD, from the coding sequence GTGCGCCAGAACCTGCAGGACATTACCGCTCGCGAGCTTCTTGCCGTACTTTTCCGGCAGCAACGTCTCCTCGTATCCGTTCTGGTGGCGGTGGTGCTGGTCGTGGCGACCGTCACCGTCCTCACCCCCCCGACGTACGAGGCCCGAACGACCCTTCTGGTGAAGTTCGGGAGGGAGTATGCCTACCATCCCGAAGTCGGCGAACTGAAACCCGCCATTGCGCTCACCCCCGAAGAGGTGCTGAATTCGGAAATTCAGATTCTCAACAGCACCGACCTCATCGAACGGGTCATAGAGACCCTCACCATTTCCGCGCTGTATCCGCGGCGGTTCCAGGCCGGATCGGCGCTTTCCCTCGACGATGCCCGCCAGAGATTTGCCCGGAGCCTTTCCGTGGAAGCCGTCCGAAAATCCAATGTCATCCAGCTTTCTTTCCGCCACCGCGACCCCAAGCTCGCGGTCCGGGCGCTCAACCTGCTGGTGGAGCTGTACAAGGAGAAGCATCTGAAGGTCCTGAGCGACGGTCAGACCGGCTTCCTTGACAGGCAGTTGAAGGACTATGAAAAAAGCCTCCATCGCTCGGAAGAGCGGCTGGAAGCCTATCGGCAGAGCAACGGCGTCTTCTCGTACGATGAACAGATGACGCTGCTGCTTCGGCAGCGGGCGGAGATGGATGCCGTGCTGAAAGACTCCGCCATCAAGATCGGCGAGCTGCAGAAGCGGCTTGGCGCTCTCCGGGCGGAGTTGGGGAGCTTTACCGACAATCCCGATCTCCACACCGAGACTGAGCGGGGAAGGGCCGTCACCGAGGGGAAGATGAAGCTGCTCTCCCTGCAGTTGCGGGAGCAGGAGCTGCTGCAAAAGTACAGCGAGAATAACGGTCAGGTGCAGGACATTCGTCGGCAGGTGCAATTGGTGAAAGAGTACCTGGCCCAGGAGGAGAACGATATCCGCCGCAAGGTGAGGACCGGCAACACGGTCTACCTGGACGTCAACAAGGAGATCATCAGGAGCGAAGCCGAACGCCGTTCCCTGGAGTCGCGTCATAAGACGGCCATGCTCCTGCTGGGGCAGCTTAACGATGAGATCAGGCGCCTTGACCGGCGTGAAAAGGGATTTCTGGACCTGAAGCGGGAGCTGGCGGAAAACGAGAGAAACTACCAGCTCTATCGGGGGAAGTTTGAGGAGACGCGCATCTCGTCCGACCTGAACCAGCAGAAGATCGCCAACATCAGCATGATCCAGCCCCCCTCGGTCCTTCCCAGGCCAGTGAAGCCGCACGTGGCGCTCAACCTTCTGGCCGGCGTCGTGCTCGGGCTTCTGAGCGGGATCGGGGCGGCGTTCGGGAACGAGTATCTGCCGGGCATGCTGCGGAGTACGAAACCGGTGCAGGAACGTCACCCCCCCGCTGTCGATATCGGCTTTATCGGCGACTAA
- a CDS encoding polysaccharide biosynthesis/export family protein: MQIAALQKSLWSTFILSLLLGACASPPSRIPPVSARETGESPARGDYRIQAGDQLDIKFFYNPELNEQMTVRPDGKISLQLIHDTPAAGLTPAELMGRLAELYRKELKNPEVVVIVRSFSDQRVYVDGELNKPGVFPLVGSMTAMQAISQAGGLKETAGSAEVLVIRRGADNRPAIMTLNIDRVLDGTELSQDIVLHPYDIVYVPKSTIANVNQWVDQYLRRNIPLPLYLPLN; this comes from the coding sequence ATGCAGATAGCGGCTCTTCAAAAAAGTCTGTGGTCGACGTTTATCCTCTCCCTCTTGCTGGGAGCCTGCGCCTCACCCCCCTCCCGCATCCCTCCCGTCTCCGCGAGAGAAACGGGGGAGTCTCCTGCAAGGGGAGATTACCGCATCCAGGCCGGCGACCAGCTCGACATCAAGTTCTTTTACAATCCCGAGTTGAATGAGCAGATGACGGTCCGCCCCGACGGCAAGATTTCACTCCAGCTCATCCACGATACCCCCGCGGCCGGCCTGACCCCCGCGGAGTTGATGGGCCGCCTTGCGGAGCTCTACCGGAAGGAACTCAAAAATCCGGAGGTGGTCGTGATCGTCCGCTCGTTCAGCGACCAGCGGGTGTATGTGGACGGCGAGCTCAACAAACCGGGGGTGTTTCCCCTGGTGGGGAGCATGACCGCCATGCAGGCGATCTCCCAGGCGGGAGGGCTCAAGGAGACCGCCGGCTCCGCCGAGGTCCTCGTCATCCGGCGCGGCGCCGACAACCGGCCCGCCATCATGACCCTGAACATCGACAGGGTGCTGGACGGCACGGAGTTGAGCCAGGACATCGTCCTCCACCCCTATGACATCGTGTACGTTCCAAAATCAACCATAGCCAACGTGAACCAGTGGGTCGATCAGTACCTCCGGAGAAACATCCCGCTTCCCCTCTATCTGCCGCTGAACTGA
- a CDS encoding methyl-accepting chemotaxis protein has product MSIRSKVYATVIALFTVAVAALICVTFTSTRRLMTDLVTGDQLRMARDNAAGVDGWVHAKQQLIGTGAKELSQFASVPKEHATGVIKLLQETGGFATVYPGYEDGYFVSSDGWVPAADYDHRKRPWYEQAKREMKSGQTEPYVDAQTGKMIISFMAPITPGGRFTGVLSSDITLDSIVQKVLAMKIGTSGHAFVADRNGKILIHPDKELVLKKKIQDLVPGFAGFGEGAGHTEYDGKEGTWLLSYAPIPAAGWYLCVTVKKDEVYAPLNRQLATMVVTAALFLAVGVGVLVVLLRVLLRPIGTLIGRLEEVTDGSGDLSRTLAVDTNDELGAVARHFNSFTDKIRTILLGVFQRTEQVAASSSDLAGSVSSIAQGIGEQTHQTTELATAITEMNATIAQIAENCQMAAAKANETADIANDSHAAFTATIDKMGEISDNVGRFSGVIRKLGSSATEIGQITNVINDIADQTNLLALNAAIEAARAGEQGRGFAVVADEVRALAERTQKATKEINDMIRDLQRETDTAVTSIDGVVSDVTTGSTMAGEASRKLMTIIDHTNATSGMVIQIATAAEQQSATTNEISTSVDYISGITDANARQLELINDSAAELRAVADDLKAAVSAFRL; this is encoded by the coding sequence ATGAGCATCAGGTCCAAAGTCTATGCAACGGTCATCGCGCTCTTCACTGTGGCGGTGGCGGCGCTGATCTGCGTTACGTTCACGAGCACCAGGCGCCTCATGACCGACCTCGTCACCGGCGACCAGCTTCGCATGGCCCGCGACAACGCCGCCGGCGTTGACGGCTGGGTGCACGCGAAGCAGCAGCTCATCGGCACCGGCGCCAAGGAGCTGTCCCAGTTCGCGTCGGTGCCGAAGGAGCATGCAACGGGGGTCATCAAGCTGCTCCAGGAGACCGGGGGGTTCGCCACGGTCTACCCCGGGTACGAGGACGGCTACTTCGTCTCCTCCGACGGATGGGTCCCCGCCGCCGACTACGACCACCGCAAACGTCCGTGGTACGAGCAGGCGAAGCGGGAGATGAAGAGCGGCCAGACCGAGCCCTACGTGGATGCCCAGACCGGCAAGATGATCATTTCGTTCATGGCGCCCATCACCCCCGGCGGGAGGTTCACCGGCGTCCTCAGCTCCGACATCACGCTCGATTCCATCGTCCAGAAGGTGCTGGCGATGAAGATCGGCACGAGCGGCCACGCCTTCGTCGCCGACAGGAACGGCAAGATCCTGATCCATCCCGACAAGGAGCTGGTGCTCAAGAAGAAGATCCAGGATCTGGTCCCCGGTTTCGCCGGCTTCGGCGAGGGGGCCGGCCATACCGAGTATGATGGCAAAGAGGGGACCTGGCTCCTCTCCTACGCCCCGATTCCGGCGGCGGGCTGGTACCTCTGCGTCACCGTGAAGAAGGATGAGGTCTACGCCCCCCTCAACCGGCAGCTCGCCACCATGGTCGTCACGGCCGCCCTCTTCCTGGCGGTGGGCGTTGGCGTGCTCGTGGTGCTGCTCCGGGTGCTGCTGCGTCCCATCGGCACCCTGATCGGCCGCCTGGAGGAGGTGACCGACGGCAGTGGCGACCTGAGCCGGACCCTGGCCGTGGACACCAACGACGAACTCGGCGCCGTGGCCCGGCACTTCAACTCCTTTACCGACAAGATCCGGACGATCCTCCTCGGGGTCTTCCAGCGGACCGAGCAGGTGGCCGCCTCCAGCAGCGACCTCGCCGGCAGCGTCTCCAGCATCGCCCAGGGGATCGGCGAGCAGACCCACCAGACCACGGAACTGGCCACCGCCATCACCGAGATGAACGCCACCATCGCCCAGATCGCCGAGAACTGCCAGATGGCGGCCGCCAAGGCGAACGAGACGGCGGACATCGCCAACGACAGCCATGCAGCCTTCACCGCCACCATCGACAAGATGGGAGAGATATCCGACAACGTGGGACGGTTTTCCGGGGTGATCCGCAAGCTCGGCTCGTCGGCCACGGAGATCGGCCAGATCACCAACGTCATCAACGACATCGCCGACCAGACGAACCTCCTGGCGCTGAACGCCGCCATCGAGGCGGCCCGGGCCGGGGAGCAGGGGCGCGGTTTTGCGGTGGTTGCCGACGAGGTGCGGGCCCTGGCGGAACGGACCCAGAAGGCGACGAAGGAGATCAACGACATGATCCGCGACCTCCAGCGGGAGACCGATACCGCCGTCACCTCTATCGACGGCGTGGTGAGCGATGTGACCACCGGCAGCACGATGGCCGGCGAGGCGAGCCGCAAGCTCATGACCATCATCGACCACACCAACGCCACCAGCGGCATGGTGATCCAGATCGCCACGGCGGCGGAGCAGCAGTCGGCCACCACCAACGAGATCTCCACCAGCGTCGACTACATCAGCGGCATCACCGACGCCAACGCCCGGCAACTGGAGCTTATCAACGACTCGGCGGCGGAGCTGCGCGCCGTGGCCGACGACCTGAAGGCCGCGGTTTCCGCCTTCCGACTCTGA